One region of Chanodichthys erythropterus isolate Z2021 chromosome 24, ASM2448905v1, whole genome shotgun sequence genomic DNA includes:
- the edc3 gene encoding enhancer of mRNA-decapping protein 3 isoform X2, which yields MASDWVGSLVSIHCGATLGVYQGEVSSVDQTSQTISLRHPFHNGVKCTVPEVTFSAMDIKDLKILEIRKSFNEAPKQNGPDSSSTLTPHGGRKDKGGGAPVNSAPVTVPNKTEPKLQEGGLSPVPHYSKSYGERHMDMAGQSKGFRRRHNSWSSSCRGPNQATPKKNGLKNGGHMKNKDDECFGDGMEDVLDEDFDFEGNLALFDKAAVFSQIESSERRGNGARSRGTPGEQTPSRYRHDENILEAKPVVYRQITVPYNVTKEYSTDSGLVVPSISFELHKRLLAAAESHGLSLERRLEMTGVCASQMALTLLGGPNRLTPKNVHQRPTVALLCGPHVQGAQGISCGRHLANHEVEVILFLPNFVKMLEAITSELALFGKTGGKLVSNVKAGAHLDWFDRSD from the exons ATGGCATCAGACTGGGTTGGCAGTCTTGTTTCAATTCACTGTGGAGCAACTCTAGGAGTGTATCAAGGAGAAGTATCTTCAGTAGATCAGACCAGCCAGACCATCTCTCTCAGACATCCCTTCCACAATGGAGTCAAGTGCACTGTGCCTGAGGTCACTTTCag TGCCATGGACATTAAAGATCTCAAAATCCTTGAGATCCGCAAGAGCTTCAATGAAGCGCCAAAGCAGAATGGTCCAGACTCCAGTTCCACATTGACGCCGCATGGCGGGCGCAAGGACAAGGGTGGTGGCGCCCCAGTCAACAGCGCTCCTGTGACAGTACCTAATAAAACTGAACCCAAATTGCAGGAAGGAGGGCTGTCTCCGGTGCCACACTACTCCAAGAGTTACGGTGAACGTCACATGGACATGGCTGGCCAAAGTAAAGGCTTTAGACGAAGACACAACTCTT GGTCATCTAGTTGCAGAGGTCCAAATCAGGCCACACCGAAAAAGAACGGCCTGAAGAATGGAGGTCATATGAAGAACAAAGACGATGAATGTTTTGGAGATGGCATGGAAGATGTTCTCGATGAGGACTTTGATTTTGAGGGGAACCTGGCGCTGTTCGACAAGGCTGCAGTATTCTCGCAGATCGAGTCGTCAGAACGGCGAGGAAATGGTGCAAGATCTCGAGGGACGCCTGGAGAGCAAACGCCATCACGTTACCGGCATGATGAGAACATCCTAGAGGCCAAACCCGTCGTCTACAGACAGATCACAGTTCCATATAACGTAACGAAAGAGTACAGCACTG ACTCGGGGCTGGTGGTCCCCAGCATCTCTTTCGAGTTGCACAAGCGTTTGTTAGCTGCAGCAGAAAGTCATGGTCTCTCACTGGAGCGCAGGCTTGAGATGACGGGCGTATGCGCGAGTCAGATGGCCCTCACGCTACTTGGAGGCCCGAACAG ACTTACTCCAAAGAATGTGCATCAACGGCCCACAGTGGCCCTGCTGTGTGGACCACATGTCCAGGGCGCTCAGGGCATCAGCTGTGGCCGGCACTTGGCCAACCATGAAGTGGAGGTCATCCTTTTCCTGCCAAACTTCGTCAAGATGTTGGAGGCCATCACCAGTGAGCTTGCACTCTTTGGGAAGACGGGAGGCAAACTGGTTTCTAATGTGAAAG